The Kluyvera intermedia genome window below encodes:
- a CDS encoding luciferase-like monooxygenase: MTDKTVAYSVLDLAPIPQGSSAREAFSHSLDLAKLAEKRGYHRYWLAEHHNMTGIASAATSVLIGYLAANTTTLHLGSGGIMLPNHSPLVIAEQFGTLNTLYPGRIDLGLGRAPGSDQPTMRALRRHMGGDIDNFPRDVTELVDWFDARDPNPQVRPVPGYGEKIPVWLLGSSLYGAQLAAQLGLPFAFASHFAPDMLFQALNLYRTHFKPSARLEKPYAMVCINIIVADSNRDAEFLFTSMQQAFTKLRRGETGQLPPPIEDMSKFWSPSEKYGVDQALGMSLVGDKAKVRHGLESILRETQADEIMVNGQIFDHQARLHSFDLAMDVKQELLG, translated from the coding sequence ATGACTGACAAAACCGTTGCGTATTCGGTGCTCGACCTTGCACCGATCCCACAGGGTTCCTCTGCCAGAGAAGCCTTCTCCCATTCACTCGATCTCGCAAAGCTTGCTGAAAAGCGTGGCTATCATCGTTATTGGTTGGCCGAACACCACAATATGACCGGCATCGCCAGCGCCGCCACTTCGGTGTTGATTGGCTATCTGGCGGCGAACACCACTACGCTGCATTTAGGTTCTGGTGGGATCATGCTGCCGAACCATTCGCCGCTGGTGATTGCTGAACAGTTTGGCACGCTTAACACGCTGTATCCGGGGCGTATCGATCTCGGTCTTGGCCGTGCTCCGGGCAGCGATCAGCCCACTATGCGAGCGCTGCGCCGTCATATGGGCGGCGACATTGATAACTTCCCGCGCGATGTGACAGAACTGGTGGACTGGTTTGATGCCCGCGATCCTAACCCACAGGTGCGTCCGGTACCGGGCTACGGTGAGAAAATCCCGGTATGGCTGCTCGGTTCAAGCCTTTACGGTGCGCAGTTGGCGGCCCAGCTTGGCCTGCCATTTGCCTTTGCCTCACATTTCGCCCCAGACATGCTGTTCCAGGCGCTGAATCTGTACCGCACTCACTTCAAACCATCAGCGCGACTGGAAAAACCATACGCGATGGTCTGTATCAACATTATCGTCGCCGACAGCAATCGCGATGCGGAATTCCTCTTCACCTCCATGCAGCAGGCGTTTACCAAGCTGCGTCGTGGTGAAACCGGGCAGCTGCCGCCACCGATTGAGGATATGAGCAAGTTCTGGTCACCGTCTGAGAAGTATGGCGTTGACCAGGCGCTCGGCATGTCATTGGTGGGTGATAAAGCGAAGGTGCGTCACGGGCTGGAGTCGATTCTGCGTGAAACTCAGGCAGATGAGATTATGGTTAACGGACAAATCTTTGACCATCAGGCGCGTTTGCATTCGTTTGATTTGGCGATGGATGTGAAGCAGGAATTGTTGGGATAG